A genomic window from Brevibacillus agri includes:
- a CDS encoding LrgB family protein, whose amino-acid sequence MMIGLLGFLFTIALYLIAKRLYRYRPILLFSPLLFTPIVLVVLLLCTHLSYRDYNEGGKWLAYMLQPATIAFAVPLYKHYSLLKKHAAQIMISVVSGSAVAVVSSAVLALLLHTDEQVLYSLLPRSITTPIAMNVSQMIGGVPSITAVLVLMTGLLGSIIGPYIISYLRISDDIARGVLLGTSAHGAGTSKAFEISPITGTVSSISMILAALVTQLATTLLV is encoded by the coding sequence ATGATGATCGGACTGCTCGGCTTTCTATTCACCATCGCGCTTTACCTGATCGCCAAGCGGCTTTACCGCTACAGACCGATTCTCTTGTTTTCGCCGCTATTGTTTACGCCAATCGTTTTGGTCGTGCTGCTGCTTTGCACTCATCTTTCTTACCGTGATTACAATGAAGGCGGCAAATGGCTGGCGTACATGCTTCAGCCCGCGACCATCGCGTTTGCCGTGCCGCTGTACAAACACTACTCTTTATTGAAGAAACACGCTGCGCAAATCATGATTAGCGTAGTGTCCGGCTCAGCGGTGGCCGTCGTTTCTTCTGCCGTACTCGCCCTTTTGCTGCACACAGACGAGCAGGTGCTGTACAGCCTTTTGCCGCGCTCAATCACGACGCCGATTGCGATGAACGTCTCGCAAATGATCGGGGGCGTCCCTTCGATCACCGCTGTGCTCGTCCTGATGACCGGACTGCTCGGCTCGATCATCGGGCCGTACATCATCTCCTATTTGCGCATCTCCGACGATATCGCCCGCGGCGTGCTGCTCGGCACGAGCGCACATGGAGCCGGAACGTCCAAGGCGTTTGAGATTAGTCCGATTACAGGGACGGTTTCGAGCATTTCCATGATTTTGGCGGCGCTGGTCACGCAATTGGCGACGACGCTTCTCGTCTAA
- a CDS encoding alpha/beta fold hydrolase translates to MSRKRKRWWRVLVLLLLAGACTAIWYLRPYQPDQAAKDAMQGGEGITVIDTGDWIAFEGGEAREPGLILYPGALVTPESYAPLARTLAGSGYRVFIARMPLNLAITDVERANQVLKAYPQQSFVIGGHSLGGAMAARYAASQLERIDGVIFLGAYPDKRGDLKEADVPVLSLLGSRDGVIDRKKYEENKQFLPERTVYMSIEGGNHAQFGSYGAQEGDQPAAITPQEQWQQTVAAIKDWLLTDVIAR, encoded by the coding sequence ATGAGTCGGAAACGGAAACGATGGTGGAGGGTGCTGGTCTTGCTGTTGCTCGCCGGAGCTTGTACAGCGATCTGGTATTTGCGGCCGTATCAGCCCGATCAGGCGGCAAAAGACGCGATGCAGGGAGGCGAAGGGATCACGGTGATCGACACGGGCGACTGGATTGCTTTTGAAGGTGGGGAAGCGCGTGAGCCTGGCTTGATTTTGTATCCGGGCGCTCTGGTCACGCCAGAGAGTTATGCGCCGCTCGCACGCACCCTGGCTGGTTCCGGCTATCGGGTATTCATCGCGCGGATGCCGCTGAATTTGGCGATCACCGACGTCGAGCGGGCCAATCAAGTGTTAAAAGCGTATCCGCAGCAGTCGTTCGTCATCGGCGGGCACTCTCTCGGCGGCGCGATGGCAGCCAGATACGCAGCCAGCCAGCTCGAGCGGATTGACGGCGTCATTTTCCTGGGGGCGTATCCAGACAAGCGCGGGGATTTGAAGGAAGCGGATGTCCCCGTGCTGTCGCTGCTCGGCTCGCGGGATGGAGTCATCGACCGGAAAAAATACGAAGAGAACAAGCAATTTTTGCCTGAGCGCACGGTGTACATGTCGATCGAGGGCGGCAATCATGCGCAGTTCGGAAGCTACGGGGCGCAGGAGGGCGACCAGCCTGCCGCCATCACTCCCCAGGAGCAGTGGCAGCAGACCGTGGCGGCGATCAAGGACTGGCTACTGACCGACGTCATTGCCCGTTAG
- a CDS encoding sulfite exporter TauE/SafE family protein encodes MTFSLALTLFLIGFAGSFISGLVGIGGSIIKYPMLLYIPAALGLAAYTAHEVSGISAVQVFFATLSAVWALRKDKLIHYQLVLYMGSAIVVGSLVGGYGGKYLSADAINVVYAILATIAVLMMFMPKKAIDDKEMADIAFHKPTAVTSALIVGAASGIVGAASGIVGAAGAFILVPIMLVVLKIPTRVTIASSLAITFLSSIGATIGKLMAGDVLFWPSLIMVIASVLAAPLGTAVSKRLNTKSLQAILALLILGTTIKIWTDLIM; translated from the coding sequence GCTCGATCATCAAGTACCCGATGCTCCTCTACATTCCAGCGGCACTCGGACTGGCTGCCTACACGGCCCACGAAGTTTCCGGAATCAGTGCTGTGCAAGTGTTTTTTGCCACCTTATCCGCGGTCTGGGCTTTGCGAAAAGACAAGCTGATTCATTATCAGCTTGTTTTGTACATGGGCAGCGCGATCGTTGTCGGCAGCCTGGTCGGCGGATATGGGGGCAAATATCTCTCGGCTGACGCCATCAACGTCGTCTATGCTATTTTGGCGACGATTGCCGTACTGATGATGTTTATGCCCAAAAAAGCGATCGACGACAAGGAAATGGCCGACATCGCGTTCCATAAGCCTACGGCCGTAACCTCCGCGCTGATTGTCGGAGCCGCTTCCGGCATTGTCGGAGCCGCTTCCGGCATTGTCGGAGCGGCGGGCGCATTCATTCTCGTGCCGATTATGCTTGTCGTCCTTAAAATTCCTACGCGAGTTACTATAGCGTCTTCGCTTGCGATCACCTTTCTGTCTTCCATCGGCGCGACGATCGGCAAACTGATGGCGGGAGACGTCTTGTTCTGGCCTTCCCTCATCATGGTAATCGCCAGCGTGTTGGCTGCGCCGCTCGGAACTGCGGTCAGCAAGCGGTTGAACACGAAAAGCCTTCAGGCGATTTTAGCGCTCCTGATTTTGGGCACGACGATCAAAATCTGGACAGACCTCATCATGTGA
- a CDS encoding inositol monophosphatase family protein yields MKQDDVLYCEALLRKVGQRLFAEFAQEPACTSKQAMNERFHALNPQAEELLRHGLAERFPAYRWSDAEFDASLQKQPEYSTPYWICDAIDGAVYFLQGMPMWAVSLCLVRDGQTAVSFVYDPCRDEMFTAIARQGAFFEWQQN; encoded by the coding sequence ATGAAGCAAGACGATGTGTTGTACTGCGAAGCTTTGCTGCGAAAAGTCGGCCAGAGGCTGTTTGCCGAATTTGCGCAGGAGCCAGCCTGCACGAGCAAGCAAGCGATGAACGAACGTTTTCACGCCTTAAATCCGCAAGCAGAAGAGCTGCTCCGGCACGGTTTGGCGGAGCGCTTTCCCGCGTATCGCTGGTCCGATGCAGAATTTGATGCCTCCCTGCAAAAACAGCCGGAATACTCGACCCCGTACTGGATTTGCGATGCCATCGACGGAGCCGTCTACTTTTTGCAAGGCATGCCGATGTGGGCCGTCTCTCTCTGCCTCGTCCGCGACGGTCAGACGGCCGTTTCCTTTGTGTACGACCCTTGCCGGGATGAGATGTTTACTGCCATTGCAAGACAGGGCGCTTTTTTTGAATGGCAGCAAAATTAG
- the cidR gene encoding cidABC operon transcriptional activator CidR, translating to MDIRHLQYFLEVARHSSFTKAAEALYITQPTISKMVRNLEEEIGVELFERVGKRITLTDAGWVLFSQAEVMVKSFENMKLHLDDLMELKRGRIRIGLPPMVGASFFPQVIGKFCEQYPGIVLELLEVGSKKVEADVASGMLDSGVVLLPTSEELFESYSFVNEQIRVVVHPTHALAGRQEVSLAELANERFLLFHEDFSLHNRIIDECVRVGFHPTVIYKSSQWDFLSEMVAANVGITLLPQTICRELDPRRFHSLALVNPTIKWHLGMIWRKNAYLSYATREWIRFTKEMLPSIERKASSRG from the coding sequence ATGGACATTCGCCATTTGCAATATTTTTTGGAGGTAGCCCGCCACAGCAGCTTCACCAAGGCGGCAGAGGCGCTGTACATTACCCAGCCGACGATCAGCAAGATGGTGCGGAACCTGGAAGAAGAAATCGGCGTCGAGCTGTTTGAGCGGGTCGGCAAGCGGATTACGTTGACCGACGCGGGCTGGGTCTTGTTTTCCCAGGCAGAGGTGATGGTGAAGTCGTTTGAAAACATGAAGCTGCATCTCGACGATTTGATGGAGCTGAAGCGGGGGAGAATCCGCATCGGGCTGCCGCCGATGGTAGGGGCGAGCTTTTTTCCGCAAGTGATCGGGAAGTTTTGCGAGCAGTATCCGGGGATCGTGCTGGAGCTGCTGGAGGTCGGCTCCAAAAAAGTCGAGGCGGACGTGGCGTCAGGGATGCTGGACAGCGGCGTTGTTTTGCTGCCGACGAGTGAGGAGCTGTTTGAGTCGTACTCTTTTGTCAACGAACAGATTCGCGTAGTCGTCCACCCTACGCATGCGCTGGCCGGGCGGCAGGAGGTGTCGCTGGCCGAACTGGCAAACGAGCGGTTTTTGCTGTTTCACGAAGATTTTTCCTTGCACAACCGGATCATTGACGAGTGCGTGCGCGTAGGCTTCCACCCGACGGTCATCTACAAAAGCTCGCAGTGGGATTTTCTCTCGGAAATGGTGGCGGCCAACGTCGGGATCACCCTGTTGCCGCAGACGATTTGCCGGGAGCTCGATCCGCGGCGCTTTCACAGCCTCGCGCTGGTCAATCCGACGATCAAATGGCATCTGGGGATGATCTGGCGCAAAAACGCCTATTTGTCGTACGCCACCCGCGAGTGGATTCGCTTTACAAAAGAAATGCTGCCTTCTATAGAAAGAAAGGCTTCATCGCGAGGATGA
- a CDS encoding TolC family protein, with protein sequence MKSRLSKHIYSTTLVAALLAGNAHLALAEEPLVAAAEQTQIVPLSLDHAVEQALKNDVDLELLRLTYDNTRYETLMTLRDKAAIKKDDINTLDEAKKKYEETAKAQKTLLVDEASYNASKISLQMQVQKAYFEARALEEKIKLQKNSIRRQTWAQDSAAKEKLSELENSFKQALTKLNELLNEKRDRQWLLETSKLSYTPLPTLEETKALAYQKRPDMVKAEAERAFAQVKVDYTSEYAAISTYKGRIALNELRKAELLLQKLKQKVDQEVSDAYEKAVAAKKALDESTAAKDEAWKTYHATLTDYANKKVSLNDQIETEAELFDSETKAADSLYQYNIAVSTLNQSVGL encoded by the coding sequence ATGAAATCCAGGTTGTCCAAGCACATTTACAGCACCACGCTGGTTGCCGCGCTGTTGGCAGGCAATGCTCATCTCGCTCTGGCGGAAGAACCTCTCGTCGCAGCAGCGGAACAGACCCAAATCGTTCCCTTGTCCCTCGACCATGCCGTAGAGCAGGCACTGAAAAACGACGTTGATCTGGAACTGCTGCGGCTGACGTATGACAACACCCGCTACGAAACCCTCATGACGCTGCGCGATAAGGCCGCCATCAAGAAAGATGACATCAATACTCTGGATGAAGCAAAGAAAAAATACGAAGAAACAGCCAAGGCGCAAAAAACATTGCTCGTAGACGAGGCATCCTATAACGCTTCGAAAATCAGCTTGCAAATGCAAGTACAAAAAGCGTACTTTGAAGCGCGGGCGCTCGAAGAAAAAATCAAGCTGCAAAAGAACAGCATCAGACGCCAAACCTGGGCCCAGGACAGCGCTGCGAAAGAAAAGCTGTCCGAGCTGGAAAACAGCTTCAAGCAAGCATTAACCAAGCTCAATGAATTGCTGAACGAAAAAAGGGACAGACAATGGCTGCTGGAAACCAGCAAACTCTCCTATACCCCGCTGCCAACGCTGGAAGAAACCAAAGCTCTCGCCTACCAAAAACGCCCTGACATGGTGAAAGCGGAAGCAGAGAGAGCGTTTGCCCAGGTAAAAGTGGACTACACCTCCGAGTACGCCGCTATCAGCACATACAAAGGAAGAATCGCACTCAACGAATTGCGCAAAGCTGAGCTGCTGCTGCAAAAGCTCAAGCAAAAAGTCGATCAGGAAGTGAGCGACGCCTACGAAAAAGCGGTCGCAGCAAAAAAAGCGCTGGATGAAAGCACCGCCGCAAAAGACGAAGCATGGAAAACTTATCACGCCACACTCACCGATTATGCGAACAAAAAAGTATCTCTGAACGACCAGATCGAAACAGAAGCTGAATTGTTTGATTCTGAAACAAAAGCAGCCGATTCTCTCTATCAATACAACATCGCTGTCAGCACCTTGAATCAATCGGTTGGCCTTTAA
- a CDS encoding CidA/LrgA family protein, protein MKRLLIIVGQVAFFIIVSALMNLLVSVLGWKIPGSILGMFVVFLLLQAKVLRLEWIESGAAWLMAELLLFFIPPSVGIVSYQSLMLHEGLQIVLIIVIGTAFVMACSGLIAQSISKRKEHSRS, encoded by the coding sequence ATGAAAAGACTGCTTATCATCGTGGGGCAAGTGGCGTTTTTCATCATCGTGTCCGCGTTGATGAACCTGCTCGTCTCCGTCCTTGGCTGGAAAATCCCCGGCAGCATTTTGGGGATGTTTGTCGTGTTTTTGCTGCTCCAGGCAAAAGTGCTGCGTCTGGAGTGGATCGAATCGGGCGCGGCCTGGCTTATGGCCGAGCTGCTACTGTTTTTCATTCCGCCGTCTGTCGGCATCGTCTCGTATCAAAGCTTGATGCTGCATGAAGGGCTGCAAATTGTCCTGATTATCGTCATCGGCACGGCGTTTGTCATGGCGTGCAGCGGCTTGATCGCCCAAAGCATTTCCAAGCGAAAGGAGCATTCGCGCTCATGA
- a CDS encoding amino acid permease, with product MSQNQLQRGLKARHLTMIAIGGSIGTGLFLASGGSIHEAGPGGALVAYIAISIMVYFLMTSLGEMAAFMPVSGSFSTYATKFVDPSLGFALGWNYWYNWAITIAVELSAAALIMKYWFPDTPAILWSTLFLCLMVALNLLSVKSYGESEYWFALIKVMTVIVFIVIGVLMIFGIMGGEAVGFQNFTKGDAPFNGGFMALLGVFMIAGFSFQGTELVGVAAGESEDPARNIPKAIRQIFWRILLFYIFAILIIGLLVPYDNPNLISGDITDIAISPFTIVFEKAGFAFAASVMNAVILTSVLSAGNSGMYASTRMLWTLAKEGKAPKWFAKVTRNGVPVNALIMTAAIGALAFLSSLFGDGEVYVWLLNASGMSGFIAWLGIAVSHYRFRKAYLAQGRDLRDLPYRAKLFPFGPIFAFIICCIVIIGQNYSAFIGGEIDWNGVFVSYIGLPLFLIVWLVYKYTKKSKLVPLNKVDLSMDEK from the coding sequence ATGTCACAGAATCAACTGCAACGTGGTTTGAAAGCCCGCCATCTGACGATGATCGCCATCGGCGGCTCCATCGGGACGGGCCTGTTCCTGGCAAGTGGAGGCTCGATTCACGAGGCCGGACCGGGCGGAGCCTTGGTCGCCTACATCGCCATCAGCATCATGGTTTACTTTTTGATGACCAGCCTGGGGGAAATGGCTGCCTTCATGCCTGTATCCGGCTCGTTTTCTACGTACGCCACCAAATTCGTCGATCCGTCCCTCGGCTTTGCGCTGGGCTGGAATTACTGGTACAACTGGGCGATTACGATTGCCGTCGAGCTATCTGCCGCGGCGCTGATTATGAAATACTGGTTCCCGGATACTCCCGCCATTTTGTGGAGTACCCTGTTCCTCTGCCTGATGGTTGCTCTGAATTTGTTGTCTGTCAAAAGCTACGGCGAATCCGAATACTGGTTTGCCTTGATTAAAGTCATGACGGTCATCGTCTTTATCGTGATCGGTGTCCTGATGATTTTCGGCATCATGGGCGGCGAAGCAGTCGGCTTCCAAAACTTCACCAAAGGCGACGCGCCATTCAACGGCGGCTTCATGGCCCTTCTCGGTGTGTTCATGATTGCCGGGTTCTCGTTCCAGGGAACTGAGCTGGTCGGTGTGGCCGCCGGGGAGAGCGAAGACCCTGCCCGCAACATCCCGAAAGCGATTCGCCAGATTTTTTGGCGCATCTTGCTGTTCTATATTTTCGCGATCCTGATTATCGGGCTGCTCGTACCGTACGACAATCCGAATCTAATTAGCGGAGATATTACGGATATTGCCATCAGTCCGTTTACGATCGTGTTTGAAAAAGCAGGCTTTGCCTTTGCCGCCTCCGTAATGAACGCAGTAATCCTCACGTCCGTTCTGTCAGCCGGGAACTCGGGCATGTACGCATCCACCCGTATGCTGTGGACGCTGGCGAAGGAAGGCAAAGCGCCCAAATGGTTTGCCAAAGTGACGCGCAATGGCGTTCCCGTCAATGCCCTCATCATGACAGCGGCCATCGGTGCCCTGGCGTTTTTGTCCTCGCTGTTCGGCGATGGCGAAGTGTACGTGTGGCTGTTGAACGCTTCCGGCATGTCCGGGTTCATCGCCTGGCTGGGAATCGCCGTCAGCCATTACCGCTTCCGCAAAGCTTACTTGGCGCAAGGCCGCGATCTGCGCGATTTGCCGTACCGGGCGAAGCTGTTCCCGTTTGGCCCGATCTTCGCCTTCATCATTTGCTGCATCGTCATCATCGGCCAAAACTACTCCGCGTTCATCGGCGGAGAAATCGACTGGAACGGCGTTTTCGTCTCCTACATCGGACTGCCGCTGTTTTTGATCGTCTGGCTGGTTTACAAATACACGAAAAAAAGCAAGCTGGTACCACTGAACAAAGTCGATCTCAGCATGGACGAAAAATAA
- a CDS encoding CGNR zinc finger domain-containing protein gives MNWLCIDFLNSDWRDWRGSGRRENRLAKQEWLEQLLREYALHAPLPIDEASAVALLRLREYMRSLLERVVRGEALRQEELEELNQTLAKAPFHVRVISAGKESGYEQELVSASSGWELVMARIAASFATLLLPEHVQRIKICDNEDCRWVFYDESRNRVRRWCDDKMCGNLMKVRRFRERQKEKK, from the coding sequence GTGAACTGGCTGTGCATTGATTTTTTAAACAGTGATTGGCGCGATTGGCGCGGGTCTGGCCGCAGGGAAAATCGGCTGGCGAAGCAGGAATGGCTGGAGCAGCTTTTGCGGGAATACGCTTTGCACGCCCCATTGCCTATTGATGAGGCGAGTGCAGTGGCGCTGTTGCGTTTGCGCGAATATATGCGCAGTCTGCTGGAGCGGGTCGTGCGCGGGGAAGCGTTGCGGCAGGAGGAACTGGAGGAGCTGAATCAGACGCTCGCGAAGGCGCCTTTTCACGTTCGCGTCATCTCTGCGGGCAAGGAGAGCGGGTATGAGCAGGAGCTGGTCAGCGCCTCCAGCGGCTGGGAGCTGGTGATGGCCCGCATCGCGGCTTCCTTTGCCACGCTGCTGCTTCCTGAGCACGTGCAGCGCATCAAGATTTGCGACAACGAGGACTGCCGATGGGTGTTTTACGATGAAAGCCGCAATCGGGTACGCCGCTGGTGCGATGACAAAATGTGCGGCAATCTCATGAAGGTGCGCCGTTTTCGGGAGCGGCAAAAGGAGAAAAAGTAA
- a CDS encoding helix-turn-helix domain-containing protein, with amino-acid sequence MLSQRLRTARKAKGLTQEELAERVRTTKGTISNYENNHSTPPNDMLMQLADILEVTTDWLLGRTDDGAAYVATASAQAGQRSLDELLQEKIDDPDDYYFLDGYLEASEEEKKEIRRYWYDLKKQWKTRQVRETRPPSLFDITEELKKN; translated from the coding sequence ATGCTATCTCAGCGCTTACGCACAGCTCGCAAGGCAAAAGGTCTGACCCAGGAAGAGCTGGCAGAACGTGTCCGCACGACCAAGGGAACGATCAGCAACTACGAAAACAATCACAGCACCCCTCCCAATGACATGCTGATGCAGCTGGCAGACATTTTGGAGGTCACGACCGATTGGCTGCTGGGACGGACCGACGATGGGGCAGCTTATGTCGCGACCGCATCTGCCCAGGCTGGTCAGCGCTCGCTGGACGAGCTGTTGCAGGAGAAGATCGACGATCCGGATGACTACTACTTTTTGGATGGCTATCTGGAAGCTTCAGAGGAGGAAAAGAAAGAAATCCGCCGCTACTGGTACGACTTGAAAAAGCAGTGGAAAACGCGCCAGGTGCGCGAGACACGACCTCCTTCCTTGTTCGACATCACAGAAGAGCTGAAAAAAAACTAA
- a CDS encoding ImmA/IrrE family metallo-endopeptidase, with protein MHFSLLQEIGKPQTWLESRVYLLLRHHGIELPEQINLTQLCETYGIEIHFIHGRSRAHAHPTMPNRYIIAVDERLDPATQRVKIAHELGHLLLHEGVQPQCSEWMIDWQESQANHFAEHLLLPLYMMGSVLADCSRYQAPALLATRFQVPLALARTRFDRILSRLYAKGFPVYD; from the coding sequence ATGCACTTCTCCCTTTTGCAAGAAATCGGCAAGCCGCAAACATGGCTGGAGAGCCGCGTGTACCTCTTGCTTCGCCATCACGGCATAGAGCTGCCGGAGCAAATCAACCTGACACAGCTTTGCGAAACGTACGGCATCGAAATCCATTTCATCCACGGCCGAAGCCGCGCCCACGCACATCCGACCATGCCGAACCGCTACATCATCGCGGTAGACGAGCGGCTGGACCCCGCGACGCAGCGGGTCAAAATCGCCCATGAGCTGGGACACCTGCTGCTGCACGAAGGGGTACAGCCCCAATGCAGCGAATGGATGATCGACTGGCAGGAATCACAGGCGAACCACTTCGCCGAGCACCTGCTGTTGCCGCTCTACATGATGGGCTCCGTGCTGGCGGATTGCTCGCGCTACCAGGCACCCGCGCTGTTGGCCACCCGCTTTCAGGTGCCGCTCGCCCTTGCCCGCACCCGGTTTGACCGGATTCTCAGCCGCCTGTACGCCAAAGGGTTTCCCGTCTACGATTAG